One window of Erinaceus europaeus chromosome 6, mEriEur2.1, whole genome shotgun sequence genomic DNA carries:
- the LOC103119209 gene encoding 2'-5'-oligoadenylate synthase 1-like isoform X1 → MADLIAIPAGDLDAFIRDHLLPDTPFRRQVRAAVHTLSTFLQRKPFPGALYPVRVSKVLKGSSSGQDKALVGRADAHLLVVFLDEIKTFEAQLHCRGEFIKEIRRRLEAYQREKMFGVEFEIQEERSEDPHALCFTLRPPGQAGSREQLEFNVLLAFDILGHWNGRKPKPQIYIRLIQECQNLKAEGTFSSCFTELRGAFFTQLPAKLKSLLHLVKHWFLKCQEERGGPLPPQYALELLTVYAWERGRQRKDFVTAEGFRTVLELVLSYRWLLIYWKRYYNLQNSIIKEYLQKQLRKRRPVILDPADPTGNVAGEDLCAWARLAEEAHTWLSYPCCRNSDGSPVKAWGVQTKRRQSTKRRTVRRRVFKGDGALLDSTLDSPSVPTVIGRQVLQGGCPAAGDRQPTSGPQTPGKREQDTHRPLNGHTSLPKNSRPMGANPPIFRGRRAPHRSKRAKAIAHTRRHTLPRRCPSLGDIQTPREERKALNASTSSQNRPRITGAAPLILGWGSAVYHSKKAEGTHPPSSPLLHRQCSHTSPVSPKPSLYKITGETGERVGPGLDCPLCTCQRVVGPKKKNTVGIPASCTYGARINPKSAKKTSVCEIKGRVSMPVLLHEC, encoded by the exons ATGGCAGATCTCATTGCCATCCCTGCAGGGGACCTGGATGCCTTTATCAGGGACCACCTCCTGCCAGACACGCCTTTCCGAAGGCAGGTGCGAGCAGCAGTGCACACCCTCAGCACTTTCCTGCAGAGGAAGCCTTTTCCAGGGGCCCTTTACCCCGTGAGGGTGTCTAAAGTCCTCAAG GGCAGCTCCTCAGGCCAAGATAAGGCCCTGGTGGGCCGTGCTGATGCCCATCTCCTTGTCGTCTTCCTGGATGAAATCAAAACCTTTGAGGCACAGCTTCACTGCCGAGGAGAGTTCATCAAGGAAATTAGGAGACGGTTGGAAGCCTATCAAAGGGAGAAAATGTTTGGTGTGGAGTTTGAGATCCAGGAAGAGAGATCTGAGGATCCTCACGCCCTCTGCTTCACACTCAGGCCCCCAGGGCAAGCCGGGTCCAGGGAGCAGCTGGAGTTCAATGTCCTGCTTGCCTTTGACATCCTGG GTCACTGGAATGGACGCAAGCCCAAGCCCCAAATCTACATCAGGCTCATCCAAGAGTGCCAGAACCTGAAGGCCGAGGGCACATTCTCCTCCTGCTTCACGGAGCTGCGAGGAGCCTTCTTCACACAGCTCCCCGCCAAGCTGAAGAGCCTCCTCCACCTGGTGAAGCACTGGTTCCTGAAG TGTCAGGAGGAGCGAGGAGGGCCGCTGCCCCCTCAGTATGCCCTGGAGCTCCTGACTGTCTATGCGTGGGAGCGCGGACGGCAGAGAAAAGATTTCGTCACAGCGGAGGGGTTTCGGACGGTCCTGGAACTAGTCCTGAGTTACAGGTGGCTTCTCATCTACTGGAAAAGATATTACAATCTCCAAAACTCTATTATTAAAGAGTATTTGCAGAAACAGCTCAGAAAACGCAG GCCCGTGATCCTAGACCCCGCTGACCCCACAGGAAACGTGGCTGGGGAGGACCTGTGTGCCTGGGCGCGGCTGGCAGAAGAAgcccacacctggttgagctaccCCTGCTGTAGGAATTCAGATGGATCCCCTGTGAAGGCCTGGGGCGTGCAG ACAAAACGGAGACAGAGCACAAAGAGGAGGACAGTGAGGAGACGTGTGTTCAAGGGGGATGGAGCCCTGCTGGACAGCACCCTGGACTCTCCCAGTGTCCCCACTGTTATTGGCAGGCAGGTTCTCCAGGGGGGCTGTCCTGCCGCAGGTGACAGACAGCCCACAagtggcccccagaccccaggaaaAAGAGAGCAGGACACACACCGCCCTCTGAATGGCCACACTTCTTTGCCAAAGAACTCCAGGCCCATGGGGGCCAATCCCCCCATTTTTAGGGGAAGAAGAGCACCTCATAGGTCCAAGAGGGCAAAAGCCATAGCTCATACCAGGAGACACACACTCCCCAGGCGCTGTCCCTCCCTTGGTGACATACAAACCcccagggaggagagaaaagctCTGAATGCCAGCACTTCTTCACAAAATAGGCCCAGAATTACAGGAGCAGCTCCCCTCATTCTAGGCTGGGGAAGTGCAGTCTACCATTCTAAGAAAGCAGAgggcacccaccctcccagctccccCCTCTTACACAGGCAGTGTTCCCACACTTCCCCTGTCTCACCCAAGCCTAGTCTCTACAAGATCACAGGAGAGACTGGGGAGAGAGTGGGACCTGGCCTGGACTGTCCTCTCTGCACTTGCCAGAGGGTGGTGGGACCA aagaagaagaatacagtGGGAATACCAGCAAGTTGTACATATGGGGCACGTATTAATCCAAAGTCTGCAAAGAAGACATCTGTCTGTGAGATAAAAGGGCGTGTGTCTATGCCGGTGTTACTGCATGAGTGCTAA
- the LOC103119209 gene encoding 2'-5'-oligoadenylate synthase 1-like isoform X2, with protein sequence MADLIAIPAGDLDAFIRDHLLPDTPFRRQVRAAVHTLSTFLQRKPFPGALYPVRVSKVLKGSSSGQDKALVGRADAHLLVVFLDEIKTFEAQLHCRGEFIKEIRRRLEAYQREKMFGVEFEIQEERSEDPHALCFTLRPPGQAGSREQLEFNVLLAFDILGHWNGRKPKPQIYIRLIQECQNLKAEGTFSSCFTELRGAFFTQLPAKLKSLLHLVKHWFLKCQEERGGPLPPQYALELLTVYAWERGRQRKDFVTAEGFRTVLELVLSYRWLLIYWKRYYNLQNSIIKEYLQKQLRKRRPVILDPADPTGNVAGEDLCAWARLAEEAHTWLSYPCCRNSDGSPVKAWGVQTKRRQSTKRRTVRRRVFKGDGALLDSTLDSPSVPTVIGRQVLQGGCPAAGDRQPTSGPQTPGKREQDTHRPLNGHTSLPKNSRPMGANPPIFRGRRAPHRSKRAKAIAHTRRHTLPRRCPSLGDIQTPREERKALNASTSSQNRPRITGAAPLILGWGSAVYHSKKAEGTHPPSSPLLHRQCSHTSPVSPKPSLYKITGETGERVGPGLDCPLCTCQRVVGPVTIKGVGIPASCTYGARINPKSAKKTSVCEIKGRVSMPVLLHEC encoded by the exons ATGGCAGATCTCATTGCCATCCCTGCAGGGGACCTGGATGCCTTTATCAGGGACCACCTCCTGCCAGACACGCCTTTCCGAAGGCAGGTGCGAGCAGCAGTGCACACCCTCAGCACTTTCCTGCAGAGGAAGCCTTTTCCAGGGGCCCTTTACCCCGTGAGGGTGTCTAAAGTCCTCAAG GGCAGCTCCTCAGGCCAAGATAAGGCCCTGGTGGGCCGTGCTGATGCCCATCTCCTTGTCGTCTTCCTGGATGAAATCAAAACCTTTGAGGCACAGCTTCACTGCCGAGGAGAGTTCATCAAGGAAATTAGGAGACGGTTGGAAGCCTATCAAAGGGAGAAAATGTTTGGTGTGGAGTTTGAGATCCAGGAAGAGAGATCTGAGGATCCTCACGCCCTCTGCTTCACACTCAGGCCCCCAGGGCAAGCCGGGTCCAGGGAGCAGCTGGAGTTCAATGTCCTGCTTGCCTTTGACATCCTGG GTCACTGGAATGGACGCAAGCCCAAGCCCCAAATCTACATCAGGCTCATCCAAGAGTGCCAGAACCTGAAGGCCGAGGGCACATTCTCCTCCTGCTTCACGGAGCTGCGAGGAGCCTTCTTCACACAGCTCCCCGCCAAGCTGAAGAGCCTCCTCCACCTGGTGAAGCACTGGTTCCTGAAG TGTCAGGAGGAGCGAGGAGGGCCGCTGCCCCCTCAGTATGCCCTGGAGCTCCTGACTGTCTATGCGTGGGAGCGCGGACGGCAGAGAAAAGATTTCGTCACAGCGGAGGGGTTTCGGACGGTCCTGGAACTAGTCCTGAGTTACAGGTGGCTTCTCATCTACTGGAAAAGATATTACAATCTCCAAAACTCTATTATTAAAGAGTATTTGCAGAAACAGCTCAGAAAACGCAG GCCCGTGATCCTAGACCCCGCTGACCCCACAGGAAACGTGGCTGGGGAGGACCTGTGTGCCTGGGCGCGGCTGGCAGAAGAAgcccacacctggttgagctaccCCTGCTGTAGGAATTCAGATGGATCCCCTGTGAAGGCCTGGGGCGTGCAG ACAAAACGGAGACAGAGCACAAAGAGGAGGACAGTGAGGAGACGTGTGTTCAAGGGGGATGGAGCCCTGCTGGACAGCACCCTGGACTCTCCCAGTGTCCCCACTGTTATTGGCAGGCAGGTTCTCCAGGGGGGCTGTCCTGCCGCAGGTGACAGACAGCCCACAagtggcccccagaccccaggaaaAAGAGAGCAGGACACACACCGCCCTCTGAATGGCCACACTTCTTTGCCAAAGAACTCCAGGCCCATGGGGGCCAATCCCCCCATTTTTAGGGGAAGAAGAGCACCTCATAGGTCCAAGAGGGCAAAAGCCATAGCTCATACCAGGAGACACACACTCCCCAGGCGCTGTCCCTCCCTTGGTGACATACAAACCcccagggaggagagaaaagctCTGAATGCCAGCACTTCTTCACAAAATAGGCCCAGAATTACAGGAGCAGCTCCCCTCATTCTAGGCTGGGGAAGTGCAGTCTACCATTCTAAGAAAGCAGAgggcacccaccctcccagctccccCCTCTTACACAGGCAGTGTTCCCACACTTCCCCTGTCTCACCCAAGCCTAGTCTCTACAAGATCACAGGAGAGACTGGGGAGAGAGTGGGACCTGGCCTGGACTGTCCTCTCTGCACTTGCCAGAGGGTGGTGGGACCAGTTActatcaaaggag tGGGAATACCAGCAAGTTGTACATATGGGGCACGTATTAATCCAAAGTCTGCAAAGAAGACATCTGTCTGTGAGATAAAAGGGCGTGTGTCTATGCCGGTGTTACTGCATGAGTGCTAA
- the LOC103119209 gene encoding 2'-5'-oligoadenylate synthase 1-like isoform X4: MADLIAIPAGDLDAFIRDHLLPDTPFRRQVRAAVHTLSTFLQRKPFPGALYPVRVSKVLKGSSSGQDKALVGRADAHLLVVFLDEIKTFEAQLHCRGEFIKEIRRRLEAYQREKMFGVEFEIQEERSEDPHALCFTLRPPGQAGSREQLEFNVLLAFDILGHWNGRKPKPQIYIRLIQECQNLKAEGTFSSCFTELRGAFFTQLPAKLKSLLHLVKHWFLKCQEERGGPLPPQYALELLTVYAWERGRQRKDFVTAEGFRTVLELVLSYRWLLIYWKRYYNLQNSIIKEYLQKQLRKRRPVILDPADPTGNVAGEDLCAWARLAEEAHTWLSYPCCRNSDGSPVKAWGVQVRPLASPSPHSWGCRVRTRVPQKLPLARAHWLYIF; the protein is encoded by the exons ATGGCAGATCTCATTGCCATCCCTGCAGGGGACCTGGATGCCTTTATCAGGGACCACCTCCTGCCAGACACGCCTTTCCGAAGGCAGGTGCGAGCAGCAGTGCACACCCTCAGCACTTTCCTGCAGAGGAAGCCTTTTCCAGGGGCCCTTTACCCCGTGAGGGTGTCTAAAGTCCTCAAG GGCAGCTCCTCAGGCCAAGATAAGGCCCTGGTGGGCCGTGCTGATGCCCATCTCCTTGTCGTCTTCCTGGATGAAATCAAAACCTTTGAGGCACAGCTTCACTGCCGAGGAGAGTTCATCAAGGAAATTAGGAGACGGTTGGAAGCCTATCAAAGGGAGAAAATGTTTGGTGTGGAGTTTGAGATCCAGGAAGAGAGATCTGAGGATCCTCACGCCCTCTGCTTCACACTCAGGCCCCCAGGGCAAGCCGGGTCCAGGGAGCAGCTGGAGTTCAATGTCCTGCTTGCCTTTGACATCCTGG GTCACTGGAATGGACGCAAGCCCAAGCCCCAAATCTACATCAGGCTCATCCAAGAGTGCCAGAACCTGAAGGCCGAGGGCACATTCTCCTCCTGCTTCACGGAGCTGCGAGGAGCCTTCTTCACACAGCTCCCCGCCAAGCTGAAGAGCCTCCTCCACCTGGTGAAGCACTGGTTCCTGAAG TGTCAGGAGGAGCGAGGAGGGCCGCTGCCCCCTCAGTATGCCCTGGAGCTCCTGACTGTCTATGCGTGGGAGCGCGGACGGCAGAGAAAAGATTTCGTCACAGCGGAGGGGTTTCGGACGGTCCTGGAACTAGTCCTGAGTTACAGGTGGCTTCTCATCTACTGGAAAAGATATTACAATCTCCAAAACTCTATTATTAAAGAGTATTTGCAGAAACAGCTCAGAAAACGCAG GCCCGTGATCCTAGACCCCGCTGACCCCACAGGAAACGTGGCTGGGGAGGACCTGTGTGCCTGGGCGCGGCTGGCAGAAGAAgcccacacctggttgagctaccCCTGCTGTAGGAATTCAGATGGATCCCCTGTGAAGGCCTGGGGCGTGCAGGTAAGACCtctggcctctccctctcctcacagCTGGGGATGCAGAGTCAGGACCAGAGTCCCACAGAAGTTGCCTCTTGCCAGAGCTCACTGGTTGTATATATTTTGA
- the LOC103119220 gene encoding 2'-5'-oligoadenylate synthase 1-like, which produces MAELNVVPARDLDKFIHDYLMVNTPFRKQVKEAIHIVSSFLKERCFTDEPHRMEVSKVVKGGSSGKGTALRGRSDADLVIFLNNFTSFEDQFEQRGEVIKEIRSRLKAYHREGKFDVKFEDQDPSHKNPRALSFSLRSREHNWLPKEVEFDVLPAFDVLGQWKGGRPDPEVYVQLIQVSQKLGREGEFSPCFTELQRAFLKQRTPKLKSLIRLVKHWFQKCKEKLEKPLPAQYALELLTVYTWERGGGRKDFVTAEGFRAVLELILNYRQLCIFWRKYYLKNPTVRGYLQKQLKKPRPVILDPADPTGNVAGEDLCAWARLAEEAHTWLSYPCCRNSDGSPVKAWNVPPNRRVRGRKTRKM; this is translated from the exons ATGGCAGAGCTCAATGTCGTCCCGGCTAGGGATCTGGACAAGTTCATCCACGACTACCTCATGGTGAACACACCTTTCCGCAAGCAGGTCAAAGAAGCAATCCACATCGTCAGCAGTTTCCTGAAGGAGAGGTGTTTCACGGATGAACCCCACCGCATGGAGGTGTCTAAAGTTGTCAAG GGTGGCTCCTCAGGCAAAGGCACGGCCCTCAGAGGCCGATCTGATGCTGACCTGGTCATCTTCCTCAACAACTTCACAAGTTTTGAGGACCAGTTTGAGCAACGAGGAGAGGTCATCAAAGAAATTAGGAGCCGGCTGAAAGCATATCATAGAGAGGGGAAGTTTGATGTGAAATTTGAGGACCAGGATCCAAGTCACAAGAACCCCCGTGCTCTAAGCTTCTCGCTCAGATCTCGGGAGCACAACTGGCTCCCAAAGGAGGTGGAGTTTGATGTCCTGCCTGCCTTTGACGTCCTGG GTCAGTGGAAGGGAGGCAGACCTGACCCTGAAGTCTATGTCCAGCTTATCCAGGTGTCTCAgaagctggggagggagggagagttctCCCCCTGCTTCACGGAGCTGCAGAGAGCCTTTCTGAAGCAGCGGACACCCAAGCTGAAGAGCCTCATCCGCCTGGTGAAGCACTGGTTCCAGAAG TGTAAGGAGAAGCTTGAGAAGCCACTGCCTGCTCAGTATGCCCTGGAGCTCCTGACAGTCTACACGTGGGAGCGAGGCGGTGGGAGAAAAGACTTTGTCACAGCAGAGGGCTTTCGGGCTGTCTTGGAATTAATCCTGAATTACAGGCAGCTCTGCATCTTCTGGAGAAAGTATTACTTAAAAAACCCTACTGTCAGAGGGTATCTGCAGAAACAGCTCAAAAAACCCAG GCCTGTGATCCTGGACCCCGCTGACCCCACAGGAAACGTGGCTGGGGAGGACCTGTGTGCCTGGGCGCGGCTGGCAGAAGAAGCCCACACCTGGCTGAGCTACCCCTGCTGTAGGAATTCAGATGGATCCCCTGTGAAGGCCTGGAATGTGCCG CCAAacaggagagtgagagggaggaagactaGGAAGATGTGA